Proteins from a single region of Paraglaciecola sp. T6c:
- a CDS encoding DNA-3-methyladenine glycosylase 2 family protein, with protein sequence MLTIQDYQQARLTRDPRFDGRFFIAVKSTGIFCRPICPAKLPHEENVEYYTLAQQAMLAGYRPCLRCRPDSAPHSHAWNGVDTTVNRALRILGENLHLSMTAIAEKLGISDRYLRQLFIQHIGLSPKQYQVYEQILFAKQLLQHTQLPIEHVADAAGFKDARRLQYNMQRVMHRTPKELRIKPSNLIQPIVIPLAYRPPYNWPHLRDFLARRAISGSEWVSQDSYARNFTFGTSKGYFQAQHQPDKYRFLVTLAIDDLRQLKHCLSNVRRILDVDADSATIDNRIELSGLSKQTITPGIRIPGIWNTFEAGCRAILGQQISVTAAINLVTKLVATIGEPVLDDQAPVPELNRYFPAPDAVANSDLSFLGMPNSRRETLRRFAAFYAQHPDTPPDDWLSIKGIGPWTVAYANLRGLSQADIWLNSDLVIKKQLLLHDIDADKVSPWRSYLTFTLWSLA encoded by the coding sequence ATGCTGACGATACAAGATTATCAACAAGCGAGACTTACCCGCGATCCTCGTTTCGATGGGCGTTTTTTTATTGCGGTCAAATCGACAGGGATTTTTTGCCGGCCGATTTGCCCAGCAAAGCTACCACATGAAGAAAACGTCGAATACTACACCTTAGCACAGCAGGCCATGCTTGCGGGATATCGCCCCTGTTTACGCTGTCGTCCAGACAGTGCGCCGCATTCCCACGCATGGAACGGAGTTGATACTACGGTCAATCGAGCGCTACGGATACTTGGCGAAAACCTACACCTAAGTATGACCGCAATTGCAGAAAAACTCGGTATAAGCGACCGCTATTTACGCCAACTTTTTATTCAACACATTGGTCTTAGCCCGAAACAATATCAAGTCTATGAACAAATTCTGTTTGCCAAACAATTATTGCAGCACACCCAATTGCCTATCGAACATGTTGCGGATGCCGCGGGCTTTAAAGACGCCAGACGCTTACAATATAATATGCAACGCGTCATGCACCGTACTCCAAAGGAATTACGTATAAAACCCAGTAACCTGATACAACCTATCGTTATTCCTTTAGCCTACCGCCCGCCGTACAACTGGCCCCACTTGCGTGACTTTCTGGCGCGCCGAGCAATATCAGGTAGCGAATGGGTGAGCCAAGATAGTTACGCACGTAATTTTACCTTCGGAACCAGCAAAGGTTATTTTCAGGCCCAGCATCAACCAGATAAATACCGCTTTCTCGTTACCTTAGCAATTGATGATTTGCGGCAACTCAAGCACTGTTTGAGTAACGTTCGGCGCATATTGGATGTTGATGCGGATAGCGCGACGATTGACAACAGAATCGAATTAAGTGGCTTATCCAAACAAACCATTACCCCTGGTATCCGCATTCCCGGTATATGGAATACCTTTGAAGCTGGGTGTAGAGCTATTCTTGGTCAGCAAATATCAGTGACCGCGGCTATTAATCTTGTCACTAAGCTCGTGGCAACGATCGGAGAGCCTGTTCTTGATGATCAGGCGCCAGTGCCTGAACTTAATCGTTATTTTCCGGCGCCTGATGCAGTTGCAAACAGTGACCTCAGTTTTTTAGGCATGCCCAACAGTCGTCGTGAGACCCTGCGCCGTTTTGCTGCTTTTTATGCTCAGCACCCTGATACTCCACCCGATGATTGGTTATCAATTAAAGGCATTGGTCCATGGACAGTTGCTTATGCTAATTTGCGAGGGTTATCCCAAGCGGATATTTGGCTTAACTCAGATTTAGTCATCAAAAAACAGCTACTTTTACATGACATAGATGCTGACAAAGTCAGCCCTTGGCGTAGTTATTTAACATTTACTTTATGGAGTCTCGCGTAA
- a CDS encoding methylated-DNA--[protein]-cysteine S-methyltransferase, translating into MESRTSFTPLCTYLPTPCGLLKISASNDAIIAITFVEHPDTAATSNALLKQARQQLKEYFDRDREAFDLPLAPIGTNFQKNVWQQLRAIPYGVTCSYGDIAKQLNNPNAVRAVGSANGKNPISIIVPCHRVIGANGTLTGYAGGLTRKATLLSLENPQFNASPAKIS; encoded by the coding sequence ATGGAAAGCCGTACATCGTTTACCCCGCTGTGTACCTATTTACCCACGCCATGTGGCCTACTAAAAATAAGTGCGAGTAATGACGCTATCATCGCTATTACCTTTGTAGAGCATCCAGATACAGCTGCCACCAGCAATGCGTTATTGAAGCAAGCGAGACAGCAACTGAAAGAATATTTTGACCGCGACCGTGAAGCGTTTGATTTGCCCCTAGCCCCCATAGGTACTAATTTTCAGAAGAATGTTTGGCAACAGTTACGCGCCATACCTTATGGTGTTACATGTAGCTATGGCGATATAGCAAAGCAATTAAACAACCCTAACGCCGTGCGGGCGGTGGGCAGCGCTAATGGCAAGAATCCTATCTCGATTATCGTGCCTTGCCATAGAGTGATTGGGGCCAACGGCACACTGACGGGATACGCCGGCGGCTTAACACGCAAAGCCACTTTACTGAGTCTAGAAAACCCACAATTCAACGCATCACCAGCAAAAATTAGCTGA
- a CDS encoding DMT family transporter, with protein MQLRDFIELVLLASIWGAAFIFTRTATPEFGPISLITMRASIASLILLPFVCNRVAIRQITEHWRGILIVGLTNTAIPFCLFSYSLLHIGAGYASVMNATAPMFGAMIGWLWLKQRIPSVAVLGLLIGFLGVAVLSAAQAAAFDGISILPTLATLVATALYGYAGCFTKQHLSAVGPMALAAGSLFAATLCLLPLNIWFMPSTLPSPSSWVDAIALGALCTALAYLMYFRLIAKVGPSNALTVAYLIPAFGILWGIVLLNETLTPSMWVGVILVICGVLLVTGVASRVIAKRRLKAKPAV; from the coding sequence ATGCAATTACGCGATTTTATCGAGCTAGTCTTGCTTGCAAGCATTTGGGGGGCCGCATTTATTTTCACTCGCACCGCCACGCCTGAATTTGGTCCAATAAGCTTAATCACCATGCGAGCAAGTATTGCCAGCCTCATTTTGCTGCCATTTGTGTGCAATCGCGTCGCAATCAGACAAATAACCGAGCATTGGCGCGGTATTTTAATAGTTGGGTTAACCAATACTGCCATACCATTTTGTTTATTTAGCTACAGTTTATTACACATAGGAGCTGGATATGCTTCTGTGATGAACGCTACAGCCCCTATGTTTGGGGCAATGATTGGCTGGTTGTGGTTAAAGCAGCGCATACCTAGCGTTGCAGTACTGGGGTTGTTGATTGGTTTTCTTGGGGTTGCAGTGCTTAGTGCTGCGCAGGCCGCCGCATTTGACGGCATTTCCATTTTGCCCACTTTAGCGACTTTAGTTGCCACCGCCCTATACGGCTATGCTGGCTGCTTTACTAAGCAACACCTCAGCGCCGTGGGTCCAATGGCGCTAGCCGCAGGCAGTTTGTTTGCAGCAACACTGTGTCTGTTACCACTGAATATTTGGTTTATGCCTAGCACGCTTCCTTCGCCAAGCAGTTGGGTTGATGCCATTGCTCTTGGTGCACTTTGCACTGCATTAGCTTATTTGATGTACTTCAGATTAATCGCCAAAGTCGGCCCAAGCAATGCCCTAACCGTGGCTTACCTAATTCCAGCCTTCGGTATTCTGTGGGGGATTGTCCTATTAAATGAGACCTTAACACCTTCGATGTGGGTAGGCGTGATATTAGTTATATGCGGTGTGTTACTCGTCACCGGAGTGGCAAGCCGCGTGATAGCAAAACGTAGGTTAAAAGCCAAACCTGCGGTGTAA
- a CDS encoding sensor domain-containing diguanylate cyclase — protein sequence MNIFRTLHRSILLLFVVVVVSIVTLVHFSVSKIVAEQSRAQQQSHSPAVELIVQQLMKPLHISETLVKAKELQDLMGAQSVDEDAVFASLKRLHREFGMNFFIASEKSRRQYYSDGTTTELVEGDVSWYFKYKESAQNEIADIGKWEDTHFYIDLKVFDEDQNFLGFFGVGKSLRSFLDIFARYKETYGYDFIFADQDRNITLSSDPKLVAANSKFTNLTELPWFKDLSEEEQAGSLNNLLVKINGYDFLIAELNIQPFDWTLYLMTPLESRQTEISRGFIFSIVTLLVLIFGLFLIIYNLLYYFKKDMQKTRQIDVLTELPNRASMSLKFDGLMYEKSSVSLVLINLDNFKSVNETHGRKAGDIVLRQIASMLQLELREQDIIGRWGGEEFLLLLPNTGPHEAVDVAETVRNRLANMTITTGSMSIQMTASFGVSFTAIPRAINEVIAAADDALFAAKREGRNVVRLQLIEEH from the coding sequence GTGAATATCTTTCGAACATTACATCGCAGTATTTTGCTGCTCTTCGTCGTTGTGGTTGTATCCATCGTTACCTTGGTGCACTTTAGCGTGTCTAAAATCGTCGCGGAGCAAAGCCGTGCTCAGCAGCAGTCTCATTCTCCAGCCGTAGAGCTCATTGTGCAGCAACTAATGAAGCCGCTGCATATTTCTGAAACCCTTGTTAAAGCAAAAGAATTGCAAGATCTCATGGGCGCACAGAGCGTTGATGAAGACGCGGTGTTTGCTAGCCTTAAACGCTTGCACCGTGAATTTGGCATGAATTTCTTTATCGCCAGTGAAAAGAGTCGTCGCCAATACTATTCCGATGGCACAACCACGGAATTGGTTGAAGGGGACGTGAGTTGGTATTTTAAATATAAAGAGTCAGCTCAGAATGAAATAGCCGATATTGGTAAGTGGGAAGACACTCACTTTTATATCGATTTAAAAGTCTTTGATGAAGATCAGAATTTTCTTGGGTTTTTCGGTGTAGGTAAAAGCCTAAGAAGCTTTTTGGATATTTTCGCGCGTTACAAAGAAACCTATGGTTATGATTTTATCTTTGCGGACCAAGACAGAAACATCACCTTGTCGTCTGATCCCAAATTAGTCGCGGCTAATTCAAAGTTTACCAATTTAACGGAATTGCCTTGGTTTAAAGATTTGTCGGAAGAGGAGCAAGCGGGCTCGCTTAATAATTTATTGGTTAAAATAAACGGCTATGATTTCTTAATCGCTGAATTAAATATTCAACCTTTTGATTGGACGCTGTATTTAATGACGCCTCTTGAGTCGCGTCAAACAGAGATAAGCCGAGGCTTTATTTTCAGTATAGTGACCTTGTTGGTGCTTATTTTTGGCCTATTTTTGATCATATATAACCTGTTGTATTACTTCAAAAAAGACATGCAAAAGACCCGTCAAATAGACGTGTTAACTGAATTGCCCAATCGCGCTAGCATGTCCCTTAAGTTCGATGGCTTGATGTACGAGAAATCTTCTGTCAGCTTGGTGCTTATTAATCTCGATAATTTTAAATCTGTGAATGAAACCCATGGGCGTAAGGCAGGGGATATTGTGTTACGCCAAATCGCGTCAATGTTGCAGTTAGAGCTTAGAGAGCAAGATATTATTGGGCGATGGGGTGGTGAAGAGTTCTTGTTGCTACTGCCCAATACCGGCCCTCATGAGGCGGTAGATGTAGCAGAAACCGTACGTAATCGCCTAGCCAATATGACGATAACAACAGGTAGCATGTCTATTCAAATGACGGCCAGTTTTGGTGTGTCGTTTACGGCTATCCCTCGGGCCATAAATGAAGTGATTGCCGCTGCCGACGATGCGCTTTTTGCCGCTAAGCGGGAAGGACGAAACGTGGTGCGCCTGCAATTGATTGAGGAGCATTAA
- the glmU gene encoding bifunctional UDP-N-acetylglucosamine diphosphorylase/glucosamine-1-phosphate N-acetyltransferase GlmU, with amino-acid sequence MAFSVVILAAGKGTRMKSSMPKVLHPIGAKPMVQRIIDTVHQLGAASINLVYGHQAEQLQQALGHNALNWCLQAEQLGTGHAVQQAVPHISDDEDVLILVGDAPLIKANTLHNLLQVKNNADVALLTVNVADPTGMGRIIRQGDNVTAIVEHKDASDAQRQICEINTGMMVLNGKDLKRWLANLNSNNAQGEFYLTDVIEMAANEGKVIKAAQPNSEIEVEGINNRKQLAAIERAFQFEQAQELMMQGVSLLDPHRFDLRGDIIVGQDISIDVNVVIEGTVKIGSNVTIGPNCILKDCEIADGATIEANSMLDQAIVGENCSVGPYARLRPGAVMHENARVGNFVEMKKTTLGKGSKANHLTYLGDTTVGIGANIGAGTITCNYDGVNKSKTIIGDGAFIGSNSALVAPVQIGNMATVGAGSVVTKTVADQELAIARAKQRNVSGWQRPTKPE; translated from the coding sequence ATGGCATTTTCAGTGGTAATACTCGCAGCAGGTAAGGGAACTCGCATGAAGTCTTCCATGCCGAAGGTTTTACACCCTATTGGCGCAAAACCTATGGTGCAGCGCATCATTGACACCGTACATCAATTGGGTGCCGCTTCTATCAATTTAGTATACGGCCATCAGGCAGAGCAACTACAACAAGCTTTGGGCCACAATGCGCTCAATTGGTGCTTACAAGCAGAACAGTTGGGCACTGGCCACGCTGTGCAGCAAGCGGTGCCACATATTTCTGATGATGAAGATGTGCTTATTCTTGTTGGCGATGCTCCCCTTATCAAAGCCAATACCCTGCATAATTTGTTGCAAGTAAAAAACAATGCCGATGTCGCATTACTGACTGTCAACGTTGCTGACCCAACAGGCATGGGGCGTATTATTCGCCAAGGCGACAATGTTACCGCGATTGTTGAGCATAAAGATGCCAGCGACGCCCAGCGTCAAATCTGTGAAATAAACACAGGTATGATGGTACTTAATGGCAAAGATTTAAAGCGCTGGCTTGCGAATTTAAATAGCAACAATGCCCAAGGTGAATTCTACCTTACCGATGTCATTGAAATGGCAGCCAATGAAGGAAAAGTCATTAAAGCGGCTCAGCCAAACAGTGAAATTGAGGTCGAAGGCATCAATAACCGCAAGCAATTGGCCGCTATCGAGCGCGCATTTCAATTTGAACAAGCTCAAGAGCTGATGATGCAAGGTGTTAGTTTGCTTGACCCCCACCGCTTTGACCTGAGGGGCGACATTATAGTGGGCCAAGACATCAGCATAGACGTGAATGTGGTTATCGAAGGCACCGTCAAAATTGGCTCCAATGTCACTATAGGCCCCAACTGCATACTTAAAGACTGTGAAATTGCAGATGGCGCGACTATCGAAGCCAACAGCATGCTCGATCAAGCCATAGTTGGTGAAAACTGCTCGGTTGGCCCATATGCACGCTTACGCCCAGGTGCGGTGATGCACGAAAATGCACGCGTTGGCAACTTTGTCGAGATGAAAAAAACCACACTAGGCAAAGGCTCAAAAGCCAATCATTTAACTTACTTAGGTGATACTACCGTTGGAATAGGCGCCAACATCGGTGCAGGTACCATCACCTGTAACTACGATGGTGTAAACAAGTCTAAAACCATTATTGGCGACGGCGCATTTATTGGTTCTAACAGTGCCTTAGTTGCCCCTGTTCAGATTGGTAATATGGCTACCGTTGGTGCGGGCTCGGTGGTAACGAAAACGGTCGCCGATCAAGAATTAGCGATTGCTCGAGCAAAACAGCGAAACGTCAGTGGTTGGCAACGTCCTACAAAGCCAGAATAA
- a CDS encoding DeoR/GlpR family DNA-binding transcription regulator, whose amino-acid sequence MQKRNTQQRRRAIVDRLHSHREVMVDELAKLFSTSEVTIRKDLTELENNGLLLRKFGGAVPLPQDSSELSSEKLSARKIAIAKAAATLIKDHNRIIIDSGSTTAALIPELASKLGLVVMTNSLHVANSLLETENEPKVLMTGGTWDPQSHAFQGKMAEQVLRAYNFDQAFIGAAGLDLQKGSTTFNELTQLTQVMAEVSSEVVVMAESEKLQRKIPNVELPWQAISVLVTDDLIAQSDKQHIEQQGVKVICATTKSFGA is encoded by the coding sequence ATGCAAAAACGAAACACACAACAACGACGTCGAGCGATTGTCGACCGTCTTCACTCACATCGCGAAGTGATGGTGGATGAACTGGCGAAGCTTTTCTCTACCTCAGAGGTCACTATCCGTAAAGATCTCACTGAGCTTGAAAACAACGGTCTTTTATTGCGCAAATTTGGCGGAGCAGTGCCGCTGCCGCAAGACTCCTCTGAATTATCCAGTGAAAAATTGTCTGCACGTAAAATAGCGATTGCGAAAGCCGCCGCCACCTTAATTAAAGATCATAACCGCATCATCATTGATAGTGGCAGCACCACAGCGGCCCTAATTCCTGAGTTGGCAAGTAAGCTAGGTTTGGTCGTCATGACAAACTCACTGCATGTAGCCAATTCACTGCTGGAAACCGAAAACGAGCCAAAGGTGTTGATGACAGGTGGCACGTGGGATCCTCAATCACATGCATTTCAAGGCAAAATGGCTGAACAAGTGCTGCGTGCATACAATTTCGACCAGGCCTTTATTGGCGCAGCAGGTCTCGATTTACAAAAGGGCTCAACCACGTTCAACGAATTGACCCAACTAACCCAAGTCATGGCTGAAGTCTCTAGCGAGGTCGTGGTCATGGCTGAATCAGAAAAACTACAACGAAAAATACCTAATGTTGAATTGCCTTGGCAGGCGATATCGGTACTGGTTACCGATGATTTAATTGCTCAAAGCGATAAACAACATATTGAACAACAGGGCGTGAAGGTTATTTGCGCAACAACTAAGTCATTTGGAGCATAA
- the glmS gene encoding glutamine--fructose-6-phosphate transaminase (isomerizing) produces the protein MCGIVGAIAERNVVEILLEGLKRLEYRGYDSAGVALLDNEGNLTRTRRIGKVKELADALHNNPAKGSVGIAHTRWATHGGVTEANAHPHFSSERIAVVHNGIIENYQHLRAELSAKGYGFTSDTDTESIAHQVHYELDQGVDLLQAVQMAVSKFDGAYGTVIVDKHDPERMIVARSGSPLVIGFGIGENFIASDQMALLPVTRRFMYLEEGDVAQVTRTSVTVYDQSGQVVERDIVESDVEHDAGDKAGYRHYMLKEIHEQPSVVRNCLQGRLGEHDISPNIFGQDADEVLANIKHVQIVACGTSYHSGMTAKYWLEEYANVSCNVEIASEFRYRKSFVHPNSLLVTISQSGETADTLAALRLAKSLGYTSSLTICNVPGSSLVRESDLAFMTLAGAEIGVASTKAFTTQLTGFLMLTLALGKHNGMTEADHKAIVDGLHSLPSKLEETLSLTQGIKDLAEEFADKQHSLFLGRGDQYPIAMEGALKLKEISYIHAEAYASGELKHGPLALIDDEMPVIVVAPNNELLEKLKSNVEEVRARGGIMYVFADKEAHFKSDKTMRVINVPHCEAAIAPIIYTLPLQLLSYYVAIIKGTDVDQPRNLAKSVTVE, from the coding sequence ATGTGTGGGATTGTTGGCGCAATAGCCGAACGTAACGTAGTAGAAATTTTACTTGAAGGGCTAAAACGCCTTGAATATCGCGGATACGATTCTGCTGGTGTTGCCTTACTCGACAACGAGGGTAACTTAACCCGCACTCGTCGCATTGGTAAAGTAAAAGAGCTGGCCGACGCCTTACATAACAATCCAGCCAAAGGCAGTGTAGGTATTGCCCACACGCGCTGGGCTACTCATGGCGGAGTGACCGAAGCCAATGCTCACCCGCATTTTTCAAGTGAGCGCATTGCGGTCGTGCACAACGGTATCATCGAAAATTACCAACATCTGCGTGCTGAACTATCAGCCAAAGGCTATGGTTTCACGTCTGACACTGACACCGAATCCATTGCGCATCAGGTACATTATGAACTAGATCAGGGGGTAGATTTACTGCAAGCGGTGCAAATGGCTGTGAGTAAATTTGATGGGGCATATGGCACGGTTATTGTTGATAAACACGATCCAGAGCGCATGATTGTTGCCCGTTCAGGTAGCCCACTCGTGATTGGTTTTGGTATCGGTGAAAACTTTATAGCCTCAGACCAAATGGCATTGCTGCCTGTAACTCGTCGCTTTATGTACCTTGAAGAAGGCGATGTAGCCCAAGTGACCCGCACCAGCGTCACCGTGTACGATCAAAGCGGTCAAGTCGTCGAGCGTGATATTGTTGAATCAGATGTAGAGCACGATGCTGGCGATAAAGCAGGCTATCGCCATTACATGCTCAAAGAAATTCATGAGCAGCCTTCAGTCGTGCGCAACTGTTTGCAGGGCCGTTTGGGTGAACACGACATCAGCCCGAATATTTTTGGTCAAGATGCAGACGAGGTGCTTGCCAACATCAAGCACGTACAAATTGTTGCCTGTGGTACCAGCTACCACTCAGGCATGACCGCCAAATATTGGTTAGAAGAATACGCCAATGTGTCATGTAACGTTGAAATCGCTTCTGAGTTTCGCTACCGCAAATCATTCGTTCACCCCAACAGCTTGCTAGTCACCATTTCTCAGTCAGGTGAAACGGCTGATACCCTAGCCGCTTTACGCCTAGCAAAAAGCTTGGGCTACACCTCAAGCTTAACCATATGTAACGTGCCAGGCTCCTCGCTTGTACGCGAATCAGACCTCGCCTTTATGACCCTTGCAGGGGCAGAAATCGGCGTGGCGTCGACCAAAGCGTTTACCACCCAGTTAACCGGTTTCTTAATGTTAACGTTAGCATTAGGCAAACATAACGGCATGACAGAGGCCGATCACAAAGCCATTGTTGATGGTTTACATAGTTTGCCAAGCAAACTGGAAGAAACCCTAAGCCTCACCCAAGGCATCAAGGATTTAGCCGAAGAGTTCGCCGACAAACAGCACAGCTTATTCCTAGGTCGTGGCGATCAATACCCGATCGCTATGGAAGGCGCGCTTAAGCTCAAAGAAATTTCCTACATTCACGCAGAAGCCTACGCATCTGGCGAATTAAAGCATGGTCCACTTGCTTTAATCGATGATGAAATGCCGGTCATCGTAGTCGCTCCCAATAATGAGCTGTTAGAAAAGCTAAAATCAAACGTAGAAGAAGTGCGTGCCCGCGGCGGCATCATGTATGTATTCGCCGATAAAGAAGCCCACTTCAAGAGCGATAAAACCATGCGCGTGATCAACGTTCCACACTGTGAAGCGGCCATCGCCCCAATTATCTACACCCTGCCATTACAGTTGCTGTCTTATTATGTCGCCATCATCAAAGGCACAGATGTAGACCAACCTCGGAACCTCGCGAAAAGTGTCACGGTCGAGTAA
- a CDS encoding OprO/OprP family phosphate-selective porin, with product MSTPQLRVFCAFLAIVSFTSIAQQPIGVQLGGHLMVDYDHFDANFVDVANAANSHLELRRVRLALASQLSKSLSANYSVELTQDLDVKAAFIKYTGWDIANITIGRQKEGFGFERLMGARNFIMIERAMATTVISPGLSYGVNFAGSRGELSWQLGYFQKNDADNGESVTGRLAWTPWHTDNGLIHVGIASSQRRMHGDTYSINRKVEVGSADPIIKNRKIVADSVSQTGFEFMWQNNGFLNITEWQTSRVSAVDGSEYLYQGGYSLMAYSLSGKNRKFEEGILGGIDSSHWEVTMRYSQMALVKENDQVNTISIGLNYVVKNDLKFMVNFIKARISEDGAQRKSGEAISLRVQYHF from the coding sequence ATGAGCACGCCCCAATTGCGCGTCTTTTGCGCTTTTCTAGCGATTGTTAGTTTCACAAGCATAGCTCAGCAGCCCATAGGCGTTCAGTTAGGTGGGCATTTAATGGTCGATTATGACCACTTTGATGCAAATTTTGTCGATGTGGCAAACGCAGCTAATAGTCATTTAGAATTGCGACGTGTTCGTTTGGCACTTGCTTCTCAATTATCGAAAAGCTTAAGTGCGAACTACTCTGTTGAACTTACACAAGACCTCGATGTTAAAGCCGCCTTTATCAAATACACAGGTTGGGACATCGCCAATATCACCATAGGAAGGCAGAAGGAGGGTTTTGGATTTGAAAGGCTAATGGGGGCCAGAAACTTTATTATGATTGAGCGGGCTATGGCGACCACAGTGATTTCGCCCGGTCTTTCGTATGGTGTTAACTTTGCTGGTAGTCGCGGAGAATTAAGTTGGCAATTAGGTTATTTCCAGAAAAACGATGCTGACAACGGTGAGTCGGTCACGGGGAGACTGGCATGGACACCTTGGCACACAGACAATGGCTTGATACATGTAGGGATCGCATCCAGCCAACGCCGTATGCACGGCGATACATATAGCATAAATAGAAAAGTGGAGGTCGGTAGTGCTGATCCAATCATCAAAAATCGCAAGATTGTAGCGGATTCTGTATCACAGACCGGCTTCGAGTTTATGTGGCAAAACAATGGCTTTCTCAACATTACCGAATGGCAAACATCAAGAGTAAGTGCAGTTGATGGCAGCGAATATCTGTATCAGGGAGGGTATAGTCTTATGGCTTATAGCTTATCTGGGAAAAACAGAAAATTTGAAGAAGGCATTCTTGGAGGGATCGATAGCAGCCATTGGGAAGTGACAATGCGATATAGTCAGATGGCGCTGGTGAAAGAAAATGACCAAGTTAATACAATATCCATTGGACTCAATTACGTTGTAAAAAATGACCTCAAGTTCATGGTCAACTTTATTAAGGCACGCATTTCAGAGGATGGTGCGCAGCGTAAATCTGGAGAGGCAATTTCACTGCGAGTACAGTACCACTTTTGA
- a CDS encoding aldo/keto reductase, translating to MKQRIIAQQQVSDVGLGCMNLSHAYGHPLSESEAARVVAEALECGITHFDTAALYGFGKNEILLGKLLKPHRKNLFLASKCGMTGVSGKRVIDGRPETLRQTLETSLTSLQTDVIDLYYLHRWDKSVPIEDSVGELSRMVDEGKIRAVGLSEVSSKTLRKAHAVHPIAALQTEYSLWSRNAEISVLDTCVELGTAFVAFSPLARGFLSGKVTDINALVDGDIRKNMPRFQAYHMQQNLPLLTELRSMSTELNCSMAQLSLAWLLHQSDHILPIPGTTQISHLRDNIAASDISLSHFQIEKLAQLFDHQNISGPRYPANTQLEIDTEEF from the coding sequence GTGAAGCAACGTATTATTGCGCAACAACAGGTATCAGACGTTGGTTTAGGATGCATGAATTTAAGCCATGCCTATGGGCACCCATTAAGCGAGTCGGAAGCGGCCCGGGTTGTCGCTGAAGCCCTAGAATGTGGCATAACTCATTTCGATACCGCGGCGTTATACGGCTTTGGCAAAAACGAAATTTTGTTAGGAAAATTGCTTAAGCCACATCGAAAGAACCTCTTTCTAGCGAGCAAATGTGGCATGACTGGTGTTAGCGGTAAGCGCGTTATCGATGGTCGCCCTGAGACATTGCGTCAAACCCTAGAGACGTCACTGACTAGCCTACAAACTGATGTTATAGACTTGTACTATTTGCATCGCTGGGACAAAAGCGTTCCTATTGAAGACAGTGTTGGCGAGCTATCTCGAATGGTTGACGAGGGCAAAATAAGAGCGGTTGGGCTCAGCGAGGTATCATCGAAAACCTTGCGTAAAGCCCACGCTGTTCACCCCATTGCTGCGCTTCAAACCGAATATTCGTTGTGGAGCAGAAACGCAGAAATTTCTGTACTCGATACCTGCGTCGAACTTGGCACGGCATTCGTGGCATTTTCACCATTGGCTCGTGGGTTTCTTAGTGGAAAGGTAACTGACATAAACGCATTGGTGGACGGTGATATACGCAAAAACATGCCTCGATTTCAGGCTTATCATATGCAACAGAATCTACCCTTGTTGACTGAACTTCGTTCGATGAGTACAGAGCTGAACTGCAGCATGGCACAATTGAGCCTTGCCTGGTTACTGCATCAAAGCGATCACATACTTCCCATACCAGGTACCACGCAGATTTCACATTTACGGGACAACATCGCAGCGTCTGATATATCACTTTCACATTTTCAGATAGAAAAATTAGCTCAACTATTCGATCATCAAAATATCAGTGGCCCTCGGTATCCTGCTAACACTCAGCTTGAAATAGACACAGAAGAGTTCTAA